The Carassius gibelio isolate Cgi1373 ecotype wild population from Czech Republic chromosome B14, carGib1.2-hapl.c, whole genome shotgun sequence genome has a segment encoding these proteins:
- the LOC127971959 gene encoding GATA zinc finger domain-containing protein 1 — protein sequence MPLGLKPCCSICKTSSSSMWKKGIQGEILCNTCTGKNTSSGSSGGSTSSFAIQPNNGGGRQSRQEIHRRSARLRSTKYKAPASEKKVSTKGKGRRHVFKLKNPIKAPESVSTIITSESMFYKGVYYQIGDVIKVVDEDDGKPYYAQIRGFVQDQYCEKSAALTWLIPTQSSPRDRFDPGTYIVGPEEDLPRKMEYLEFVCHAPSEYFKSRSCPFPTLPVCPEKGYIWTHIGPTPAVAVKETVG from the exons ATGCCTCTCGGGTTAAAACCGTGCTGTTCTATCTGCAAGACCAGCTCGTCCTCCATGTGGAAGAAAGGAATCCAGGGGGAGATTTTGTGTAACACCTGCACGGGTAAAAACACCAGCAGCGGGAGCTCCGGAGGATCTACCTCCTCCTTCGCCATCCAGCCGAACAACGGCGGAGGGAGACAG TCCAGACAGGAAATCCACAGACGCTCCGCTCGGTTACGAAGCACCAAGTACAAAGCTCCAGCGTCTGAGAAGAAAGTCTCGACCAAAGGAAAGGGACGACGACACGTTTTCAAATTGAAAAAC CCAATCAAAGCTCCAGAATCTGTGTCAACGATCATCACATCAGAGTCCATGTTTTACAAG GGCGTCTACTATCAGATAGGAGATGTTATTAAAGTAGTGGACGAGGACGACGGTAAACCGTATTATGCACAGATTCGTGGTTTCGTCCAGGATCAGTACTGTGAGAAAAGTGCGGCGTTGACTTGGCTGATCCCAACTCAGAGCAGTCCTCGAGATCGATTTGATCCTGGCACATACATTGTTG GCCCTGAAGAGGACTTGCCAAGAAAAATGGAGTACCTGGAGTTCGTCTGTCACGCCCCGTCTGAGTATTTCAAGTCCAGAAGCTGTCCGTTCCCAACATTACCGGTTTGTCCAGAGAAAGGCTACATCTGGACTCATATAGGACCGACGCCTGCTGTGGCTGTCAAAGAAACTGTGGGGTGA
- the LOC127971960 gene encoding polyamine-modulated factor 1 has protein sequence MEESEKSSESVSANSHVDKAEDGPSNRNDSDKSSQSKPRLKLFSKVMEKSLQWLLDNASFDRFSRCFQPLSKQNPQLTEVMHKQFISQLQTLVQSEISAVIEEGKLQVKFEELDRLEELAKDTPHAAWRPSGDPEQDVCSGLVSYYKKQEEYMRIQLKKLQKENAGLAQKVQAGRENITQMEQHIASGVEEWRASLEDLEAFVSTLSPSEHFRSL, from the exons ATGGAGGAGTCGGAGAAGAGCAGCGAATCTGTCTCCGCTAACAGCCATGTGGATAAAGCTGAAGATGGCCCCTCTAATCGCAATGACTCGGATAAATCATCTCAATCTAAACCGAGACTCAAGCTCTTCAGTAAAGTGATGGAGAAGAGTCTGCAGTGGCTGCTGGACAACGCCAG TTTCGACAGGTTTTCCCGCTGTTTCCAGCCTCTGTCAAAGCAGAATCCTCAGCTGACTGAAGTCATGCACAAACAGTTCATCAGCCAGCTGCAGACTTTAGTTCag agtgaaATCTCTGCTGTGATTGAGGAGGGAAAACTGCAGGTGAAGTTTGAAGAGCTGGACAGACTGGAGGAGCTCGCTAAAGACACACCACACGCTGCATG GCGTCCGAGCGGCGATCCAGAGCAGGATGTGTGCAGTGGTTTAGTGTCTTATTATAAGAAGCAGGAGGAGTACATGCGGATCCAGCTGAAGAAGCTCCAGAAGGAGAATGCAGGTCTTGCTCAGAAAGTGCAGGCCGGCCGAGAGAACATCACACAGATGGAGCAGCACATCGCCTCAGGAGTCGAGGAATGGAGG GCATCCCTTGAAGATCTGGAAGCTTTCGTCTCGACTCTTTCCCCGTCTGAACACTTCAGGTCTCTTTAA
- the LOC127971527 gene encoding cyclin-G1-like: MIDQETGAGALLFTVQLKALLDHEARSQPKLCGLRVIESAQDNGLRMTVKLRDFQVRELLSLTRFFGFSSETFSLAVNLLDRFLAVMKVQPKHLSCVGLCCFYIAVKTSEEEKSVPLASDLIRISQNRFTVHDMMRMEKIVLEKLFWKVKAPTALHFLRLFHSRLQQQLDVESEWSLNLERLEAQLKACHCSFTFTKIKPSLLALALLSLEIEDQPLPALREPLDALQQSLTVKAGELVCVQELVAKCLSEYCSSKILKPNGQRLRWMISGRTARQLKHSYYKIAHLPTIPEYTC, translated from the exons ATGATTGATCAGGAGACTGGAGCCGGGGCTCTGCTCTTCACCGTCCAGCTCAAAGCTCTTCTGGACCACGAGGCCCGGTCCCAGCCCAAACTCTGCGGCCTGCGGGTCATCGAGTCCGCTCAGGACAACGGTCTGAGGATGACGGTCAAGCTGAGAGACTTTCAAGTCCGAGAACTTCTCTCCTTGACGAGGTTCTTCGGCTTCAGTTCGGAGACGTTCTCCCTCGCCGTGAACCTCCTCGATCGGTTCCTGGCTGTGATGAAG GTTCAGCCCAAGCATCTGTCCTGTGTGGGTCTGTGCTGCTTCTACATCGCTGTGAAGACGTCTGAAGAGGAGAAGAGCGTTCCTCTGGCCAGCGACCTCATCCGGATCAGCCAGAACCGCTTCACGGTCCACGACATGATGAGGATGGAGAAGATCGTTCTGGAGAAGCTCTTCTGGAAGGTCAAGGCTCCGACCGCCCTTCACTTCCTCCGACTCTTTCACTCTCGCCTTCAACAGCAGCTGGACGTAGAAAG TGAGTGGAGTCTGAACCTCGAGAGGCTGGAGGCTCAGTTGAAGGCTTGCCATTGCTCCTTTACGTTCACTAAGATCAAG CCGTCGCTGCTGGCTCTGGCTCTTCTGTCTCTGGAGATTGAAGATCAGCCTCTTCCTGCTCTCAGAGAGCCTCTGGATGCTCTTCAGCAGAGTCTGACT gTTAAAGCTGGAGAGCTGGTTTGCGTGCAGGAGCTGGTGGCTAAATGTCTGTCTGAATACTGTTCCTCCAAGATCCTGAAGCCGAACGGACAGAGACTGCGCTGGATGATCTCGGGTCGAACCGCCAGACAGCTGAAGCACAGCTACTACAAGATCGCCCATCTCCCCACCATCCCCGAATACACCTGTTAA